Within Amycolatopsis sp. FDAARGOS 1241, the genomic segment TGGATCTTCACGAAGCCGGCCGCTCCAGCCTCCCATCCCGACTGGATCTCCGGGTCCGCGAAGCGACCGTCCGCGCGCTCCTTCGCAAAGATCTCCTCCAAGTGCTCGCCGGGAATCGTCTTGCGGGTCGTGAACACGATCGCGTGCGAGGCATTGGGGGCCGCCCGAGGCCTACTACGTTCGCGCCGGACGCCAAAAGCGGACGGCCCGCCGGGGTCGGGGGATCCGGCGGGCCGTCCTGGTGGTGTGCGCTGTCTGCGGGTCAGCCGTCGCCGTCGAGGCCGGGGAGGTAGGCGCCGGGGACCTGGGCTGGGGCGTAGATCTTGGTGTCGCCGGGGTAGGGCTTGGTCCATCCGGTTGCTTCGTACCAGCTGAAGCGGCTCATCTGCTCCGGCGGTGCGCTGTCGACCTTGGAGTTGTCCCCGACGAACGGCTGCGACGCCTTCCACGTCTGCCATTGCGCGGCTACGTTCCGCGCCCCGGCGGGGACCGCCGCTGTGGTCGGCGCGGGTGCTGCGGTCGGGTTCTGCGCCGCGGGGGTGTCGGCGCCGCACGAGGGCGGGGTGGACAGACCCAGGGTCAGCGACGTGCGGTTGGGCACGACGGTGAACGGCGTGTAGTCGGGCGTAGTGGTGAACGCCGAGCTCATCGGGCTGGCCGCGGCGTCCATCTGGTTGAGGGGGTGGATGCCGAGGATCTGCTCGATGGTGCGGATCATGGTGGCCTGGGTGTAGTAGTGGCTGTCCACCACGCTGTGCTGGGCCCAGGGGCTGATGATCTGGACCGGGGCCCGGTGCCCGTCGACGTGGTCGATGCCGGCCTGGGAGTCGTCCTCGACCACGAAGATCGCGGACTGATTCCAGTACTTGCTGTGCGAGACGGTGTCGATCAGCTTGCCGACTGCCAGGTCGTTGTCCGCGACTTGGGCGGGCCCGGTGACCGGGCCGCCGGTGTGGTCGTCGGGCAGCCACATCATGTTCAGGTTTGCCGGACCGTTCTTCTCGAAGTCCTGCTTCCAGATCTGGTACCGGTAGTTGTCCGGGATGGCCAGGTCGCCGCCGGGGAAGGCGTGGACCGAGATGTCGTTGAGCGAGGGGATGTCCACGTTCGAGTACATCGGGTACGCGGTGGTTGCTGTGGGGTCGGCCGCCATGTTTTTGCTGTCGCAGTACAGGTTCTGCCAGGTCGCCGCGGCCGGCTTGTTGTTGGACTGCATCTGGTACTCGCCGAAGTCTCGGGCCGTCTTGCCGGCCGCCTCGGCGGCGGTCCAGATGTACCCGGAGGCCTGGTGGCCCAGCACATCGTTGTAGCTGTCGTAGCTGCGCTGGTACTCCCCGGCGGTCGACTCGGTGTACTCCGGGTCGTCGGCCTGCATCAGCCAGCTGTGCCCCTCGGCCGAGTTCGTGGCCGGGTCGTAGAAGTTGTCGTAGAGCCCGAACTGCGCGGCCAGCGCGTGCTGGTTCGGCGTCACGTTCGCGCCGTAGGCGGTCAGTGTCGGGTCGCCGTTGCCCGCGGGGATGTCGCCGTAGACCTGGTCGTAGGTCCGGTTCTCCTTGACGATCAGGTACACGTACTTGATCGTCGACGGGTCACCGATCTTCACCGGAACCGGCACCGGCGCCACGTTCGGGTTCCCGTTGCTCTGCTTGACCGAGTTGCCGATCCAGCCGTTCTGGGCGAACACCTTGGCGGTGTAACCGTGGATGGCGCTGTCGCTGGGCAGGGTGAACCGCGTCAGGCTCGATGTCGTGTCGTGGCTGTTGTGCCTGCTGGTGTTGCGCAAGGCGTCGATACCACGGGTGTTGGAGACGACCACGTCGTCGCCGGAGGTGGCGATCTCTGCGGGGTAGTAGTCGGTCGGGAGCAGGCCGACGTAGGAGACCGGCTCCCGCGCGGAGGTGTACTTGTAGACGGCCACGGCGTTGGCCCGGCCGAGCGTCACCAGCAGGTGACCGTCGTCGGTGAGCGTCACCGCGTTCGGATCGTAGCCGACGGAGGCATCCGGCCACGGCTGCGTCGCGATGGTCTGCACGACCTTGTCGCCGGCGGTGTCGATCACGGACACGGTGTTGCTGTTCGTGTTGGTGACGAACACCGCCCCGTGCTTCGCGTACACCGCGGTCGGGTGCAGGCCGACGTCGATGCTCGCCGCGTCCGCGTCCGGCTTCGCCAGGTCGATGACGCTGACGGTGCCGGTGGTGCTGCCTGCGTTCGGATCGGCCGGCACCGCGGTGCCGTAGGAGTTCTGCGTGGGCTCGGCTGGGGCGGTCGAGTCGCTGATGTCCCAGCCGCTGAGCTGCAGGAGCGGGTCGCCCCAGTTCGCGGTGACGTTCAGCCGGTAGTAGCTGTACGCGGTGGTGTTGGTGAAGGTGTAGCTCTTGGTGACGTACCGCGAGTCGAAGCGCTCCCCCGTGCGCTTGTCCACATCGGTCCAGGTGCTGCCGTCGTTCGAGCCCTGCAGGGTGAAGTCCTTGGGGTCGCGGCCCGGCGAGTCGTTCGCGGAGGTGAGCGAGTACTGCACCACCGCCGCGGGCTTGGCCAGCCGATAGGTCACCGAGCCGGTCGGGTGCTGCGCCAGCCACTTGGTCGACGGATCGTGGTCCTTGAGGTTCACAGCGACTTCGTTCGGCGGGTTCTCAGCGCTCGTGGTGACCGTGCTGACCTGGGCGAGCAGAGTGCCGGGCATGGGCTTGGCCGGGCGACCGCCCTCGTTGCTGACGTAGAGCTTGGTCCCGACCTGGACCATGCCCCGCGGCGCGGTGCCCACGGCCCAGCTGCGCTGGATGGCCCCGGTGGCCGCGTCGATGGCCACCACGCGGTTCTGGCCGTTGACGGCGGCGTACGCGGTCTTGCCGTCGGCCGAGAACACCGGCGTGGCGGACAGCGCGTGCTTCGAGCCCTGCGCGGGAATGCTGATGTTCGTCGGGCTCGCGAGGCTGCCGTCCGTGTTCACGGTGAACTTCGTGTAACCGTCGATCCGGCCCAGCCACAGCTGTGCGCCGTCGGGCGAGTACGTCGGGCCTTCCTGACCCACGTCGCCGCCGCTGACCCGCAGGTCCGACTGGTCGTTGGTGCCGACGTATTGCTGCACCTTGTAGTTCTTCAGATTCACGATGGCGAGCACCTGCCCGCCGTCGGTGAGCGAGGCGGCGACGTGGGTGCCGTCCGGGCTCACCGAGGACGACATGATCTTGCCGGACGGGATGACCAGACGCTGGCCGATGGGTTTGACGTACTGGCCACTGGAAGCCACCAGGCCCTGATCGGTGGTCTGGCCGGCGTGCACGAAACCGAACTGATTCGTCTGAGCGAACGCGACGCCGGCACCGGTGGTCACGGCGGCAACGACTGCCACCGCGACCACGAATCTGCGGCCCACAGCTCTGGCGAGAGGGCCGCTGCGAGCCTTCCCCCGTCGTTGACGTACTACCTGCATGGAGTGATCCCCTTCAAGCTTCATTGGGAGCAGTTCAACCACGCCGTCGAACCACCAGGCCGTGGTCCCCGTCCAGCGCCGGGACGACCGCACACCGCCAATCCCGCACAGACCACGTCGGGGAACCCTAAGAAGGCGAAGTGACGCCGCCTGGGCAGGCAGGCAAACAACAAAGGAAGGGGCGACGGCACATGCCGTCGCCCCCACCGGCCCGCAGCACCGCGGCGGCCCCTCCAGCCACACCCGGTCACCCGCACCCAGCGTGAAGAACCGGATCAGCTCGTCCCGGCCCAGCTCCTCCCGCCACGACCGCAACCGCCAGATCTCCGCATCGGAGAAAATCGGGCACAGTGTAGCCAGCAGTAGGTCTTCGCGTTTCACGCCGATCGTGGCCCAGGACGGGGACGCCGGCGTCATCGTCACCGCTCAAGGTCGTGGCGCCGCTGCTCCCACGCTGCTCGTTCAGGTGTGCCCGTGATCGGGGGGCCGAACTGGGCGTCCTGTACGGCGGCGGTGATCCGCACGGCTACTTCGCGACGCTGGTCGGCCAGCACGCGCACGGCGTAGGGGCTGATGTGCTGCTCGCCGCCGAGTTCGTTGCCGAGTTCGGCGCACCGCAGGGTGAGTACCTGACCGTAGAGCGGGTTGAAGTGGTCGTTCGGCTCGAACGGGTGGGCCATGGGGTATTCCCAGCGTCGCTCCCCGTACCGGCCGACGGCGGCGACTGCGCGCTAGCGGTCTACCGCAACACCCGCACCCGCAAGATCGACGCCGCCACCAGCCGGCGCTACGGGGAGGCCGGCGCCGGCGAGAAGGTGCAGCTGGAGGCCGACCACAAGTGGTTCCCGATCGCCCCGGCCCGCTGGCCACGGCTGAAGGCGATCGTCTACGTCGTCGACGGCGTCGTCGCCCGTATCCGCGGCGTCGAAGCGGACCTGGCGAAGTGGGACACCGACGACCGTGGCTACGCCGATGTCCCGGTCACCAAGCCACTGACCGAGCTGCAGATCGCCAAGCGGCTCCCGACGCTGGGCATCGCCGTTGGTGACCACCGCCCGCACGTCCGCGGCAAGATCCGCGAATACGTGTCCCTGTAGCCGCGGCGGCATGGCCGCCAGCGGCGGCTCCCACGCTGGCTGGCCGGGTACTTCACACCAGAGCGGTCAGCACGCCGAGGACCACCTGGCTGGAGAGAACAGATCGGCGAAGCTGACCGCGCCGCCCTGCTCCATATCCTCGACGGGCTACTCGCCAGCACCCGCATCCGAGCAGCCCTCGACAACGCCGGCTAACGCTTCGTGACGTCGTTGATCGCGGTCCCCGGCGGCAGGCTCAGCGCGCCACGTCGCAGCTGGCCACAGATCGACCAGTAGACCTCCAGGTCGCTGACCTCAAGGTTCTCGATCATGTCTTGGCCGCCGAGGAACAGCGGGACTCGGTAGCCCACGCACTGGTCGCGGCGCAGCGGCACAGAGTCGCTGTTGACGGCTGACCACGAGTCGAAGAATTCTGTTGCTAGTGCGGCGTCCGCGTACTCGACAAGTTCTTCGTCGTGGAATGCCGCGAACGGCAGCGGGATCTCCAGAGCCTCGCCCGTTCCCGGCTCGAGTAGGAGGACCTGCGGCTGCCCATCCACGGTGCGGCCGGAGTCGACGGCGAACTGCCGCCCGAGCCAGTCGTAGCCGAACGGGCCGACGCGGGTCGCATACTCGGAGAACGCCTCCGCGATCAGCGTCAACGCCTGCGAGCCAGACGTGTGGTCGTGGACCCGGTACAGGCCGCCTCCGAAGGTCGCTCCGGCGAACTCCGAAGCGAAGTCGAGGTACCCCTCAACACCGACGAGCCGTTCATGCCGCCACGTCGAGCCAGCCGGAACCGCGTCCCGAAGCGGGGCGTACTCGGCGCGGAAACGTTGGAACATCCGAAGTCCTCTCACCAGATCATCACTGATATCACGAATGTGCCTGGCTTGAGGCCTCGGAGCTGCCACATGATCTGCGACCCGAGACTCCGGTTTACCGACAAGTCCAGCGGATTCATGTTCGCGACGTCATCAAGCCCGCCGAGCTGCAAGTCGATGGTGTGATCGACGTCCGCTCCGCTCGGGACGATGCCACCAGCACGGCGGTAGCGTGAGGCCGGGGACGTACCGACCCGCTTAACCGGAGTCACCCGCAGGCCTCCAGCTCCCGCCGCTTCGTTCAGCGCAGCCACCTTCGCATCAGCAGCCGACCGCTGGGCTGCGTTCCACCCGGGCTTGTAGCGGAGCGACAGGCTGGCCCCGCCCTCTACTGCGTGTTCGACGTCTGCAGCGCTCGCAGCCGACGCCTCGCCTGCCCCACCGTCGCCTTCGCATACCAAACTACTCTTGTTCCAGGTCTCGCCATCGAAGAGCCATTGGCCGCCAGCGCAAGCAGCGTCGTCGAGGCTGCCCTGGGCCGGAGCGAGACCACCCGGCCAGGTGTCAGGACTTCCCGGTTGTGCGTAGGGGTCGAAGGTGGTGGGGTCTTCGCTGGGATTAGTGCCGGCGACGAGGTTGGTGATGATCGGTGAGTCGGATGCGCCGGTGGCGGGGGTTTTGGTTCCGTTTTGGGGGATGATGCCGGGGCCGGTGACTTGGCCGCTGGGTCGGGGGTTGTCCGGTGTCTGGTAGACCCGCGCGGCGATGATCTGGTCGTGAGTGGGTGGTTTCGGGCGGGTGAGGCCTTGTCCTCCCCCGTGACCGGCCGGCTTGTGTCCGCGGGGGGCGTGGCCTGGTGGGTTGTGTCCGCTTGGCCCAGTCGTTTCGGGCCAGTCGAACGATCCTCCCAGTGAAAGTGCCGCTCCGCCGTAGTCGTAGCCGCCGTAAGACGGGTACCCGCCTGGCCAGTTGGACGGCGCGGGCGGACGCGAAGGATAATGTTGATCTCGTTGCCCAGGTGCCTCGTCTCCGGCGAGCAGGAAGTCAAGGCCCCCCAGGATCGCGCCGAGCCAGCCCCACGACGCAGCGCCGCCGCCGGCCGCCACTCCTGCGCCTGTGGTAGCGAGGTCGGTACCACCGGCCCCGGCCAGGGTCGGGAGTTCGCACCCGATGAGCAAGCATTCGCCCCAATGGCCGTTGGGGTCGTTGTAGGTGAGGGGGTTGTCGTTGGCATAGGTGTAGGGGTTGGCGGCGGTGCCGGTGATCGTGCTGATGGTGTCGTGGCTGGTGAAGTCGCCCTGGGCGGGGTCGTACCAGCGTGACGCGGTGCCGACGAGCTGGGTGGCGGGGTCGGTCCAGCCGCCTTGGTAGCCGAGGTCGGCTTGGGTTCCGGTGGTGGCAACGGGGTTGCCGTAGGGGCCGTAGGCGCTGGATCCGGTGAGGGCGGTGCCGGTGGGGGTGAACAGGCCGGTCACGTCGCCGTGCAGGTCGGTGAACGCGGTGGCGGCGGTGCCGCCGGTGGCGACGCCCAGGAGGTTGCCGCCCGGGTCTCGGCTGAAGGTTTGGGTGCCGTCGCCAGTGGGGGTGGTGTCGGTGCCGTCGTAGGTGAAGGTGGTCGTGCCGGCGGTGGTGAGGCGGCCGAGGGCGTCGTGGGTGTAGGTGGTGGCGCCGTTGTAGGCGGCCATCTGGTCGAAGGCGTCGTAGGTGTAGGTCTGGGTGGTGGTGCCGTCGGTGGTGGCGGTTTGTGCACCGCGGGCGTCGTAGGTGGTGGTGTTGGTGGTGGTGCCGTTGGTGGCGGTGGTGAGTTGGTCGCGGGCGTTGTAGGTGTAGGTCCAGGGGCCGGCTTGGGTGCGGTTGCCGGCGTTGTCGTAGGCGTAATTGGTGGTGGTGGTGCCGTCGGTCCAGGAGGTCAGGCGGTCGGCTTGGTCGTAGGTGTAGGTGTTGGCCGCGGCGCCGGCGGTGCCGGTGGTGGTTTTGCCGGTGAGGTTGTTGTTCGGGTCGTAGCCGTAGGTGATGGCGGCTTCGGTGGCGCCGCCGGGCGCGGTGATGGTTTGGGCGGCTAGGCGGTGGGTGGTGTCGTAGGTGTTGGTTTGGGTGGCGTTGCCGGTGCCGTAGCCGATTCCGGTGGGCTGGTCGAGGGTGTTGTAGGTGTAGCTCGCGGTCGCGCCGGTCAGCGGGTCGGTGGCGGTGGCGAGCTGGCCGGTCGGGGTGTAGGTGAACCCGGCGGTACCGGTGCTGTCCGTGCGGGAAGTCAGCTGCCCGTTGTTGTCGTAGGTGTAGCTTGCAGTGCCCGACGGTCCGGCCGCGGAGAATGTCAGGCCGCGGTCGTCGTAGGTGAAGGTGTCGGTGCCGGTGGGTGCGCTGGCTGAGGTCAGGCGCCCGGCCAGGTCGTAGCCGATGGTGCGGGCGGTGGTGGTGGCCTCGGCTCCGGTGCCGCTCTGGGAGGTGAGCCGGCCGAGTTCGTCGTAGCCGAGAGTCTGGGTGACCCCACCGGGTTCGGCCAGGGTCGTCAGGTGGCTGTCGGCGTCGTAGGTCCGGGTCGTGGTGGTGTCCGCGGGGGTGGTGAACCCGGGAACCGCGGGGGCGATGGTGGATTCGGGCAGGCCGAGGCTGTTGTAGGTGTAGATCGTGGCGTTGTTGTTGCCGTCGGTGTAGCGGGTGGTCTGCCCGGCCGCGTCGTAGCCGTAGCCGGTGGTGATCGACGCGGTGGCTGAGATCGGCTGGACCTGTTGGGTGATGTGGTTGCCGGCGTCGACGGTGTAGGTGGTGGTGTGGTTGTTGGCGTCGGTGGCCGAGATCTTGTTGCCGGCCGCGTCGTAGCCGGTGCCGAGGGTGCGTACGGTCGCGCCGGTGTTGTCGAGCTGCGTGGTTGCGGTGGTGCGGCCGGCCGGGTCAAATGTGGCCACCACCGCGGAGCCGTCCGGCAGCGTGGTCTGGGTGAGGTGCCCATCGGCGTCGTAGGCGGAGCTTGTGGTGTGGCTGTTGGCGTCGGTGACCGAGGTGGTCTGGCCAAGTTTGTCGTAGCCGTACTGGGTTGTCTGCCCGCCGGGCAGGGTGACCGAGAAGGGTCGGTCGAGGGGCTCGGGACCGAGAGTCTGGGTGGGGTCGTAGCTCAGGGTTGTGGTGTTCGCGGCGCTGGTGGGCTGGCGGACCACCTGGGTGGACGTGATCGTCTGGCCGAGTTCGTCGTAGGTGGCCTGGGTTTGCGCGCCGGTGGGGTCGGTGGCCGAGAGTTGTTCGCCGTCGGTGTCGTAGGTCGCGTAGGACACGGGGGTGGTGCCGTCGACGGCGGGCTGGGTGGTGGTGACCCGGTTGCCGAGCTGGTCGAGGGTGTAGCTGGTGGTGCGGCCCAGCGGGTCGGTGGTGGAGGCCGGCTGCCCGAGCGGGTAGTAGGTGTATTGGGTCAGCGGGGTGATCGACGTGGCTGAGCCGGGTGGGGTGTATGCGGGTCGGGACACGCCGAGCAGTTCGGAGTCCGCGTCGTAGGTGCTGGTGGTGATGTTGCCGTCGGGATCAGACGAGGTGGTCTGGTCGCCGAAGGTGTTGTAGCCGTACTGGTTGATGGGGTGGGCCGGGGCGGGCGCGCCGCCGTCGGTTTCGGTGGTGACGATGGGGCCGGTGAGGGTGGTGAGCTGGCCGGCGGGGTCGTTGGTGTAGGTGGTGGTGTAGGCGGTGGGGTCGGCGCCGGTGACGTTGCCGCGCGGGTCGGTGACGCTGGTGAGGGCGCCGCGCTGGTCGTAGGTGGCGGTGGTGGTCAGGGTGGTGGCGCCGTTGTGCACGGCCTGGGAGGTGAGGTCGCCGAGGGTGTCGTAGCCGTAGTCGGTTTCCTCGTTCACGCTGCCGTTGGCGACCGTCTTCGTCGCCACTTGATCGTTCGCGTCGTAGGTGAAGGTCGTGACGTGGCCGTCGGCGTCGGTGCTCGAGGTGACGCGCCCGGCCGGGTCGTAGACCTTCGTGCTCGCGCTTGGCGCCGAGGAGAGGTCGAACTGTGACGTCGGGTGCCCGGCCGCGTCGTACAGCGCGGTGGCCACGCTGACCGGGGTCTGGGTGCCGAAACGGTCGTGCCAGTTCGTCACGACGGCGGAGAGCTGCCGGCCGCTGTCGTCGTAGGTGTAGCGGGTGGTCCGGCCCATCGCGTCGGTGTCGGACGCGAGCAGTCCATCCGGGTCGTAGGCACGGGAGTCCAGCACCAGGTTCGTGGCGGCGATCGGGTGGTTCGGGTCGCCGGTCCAGTTGGTCAGCGTCGTGGCCGTGTGGTGCCCGTTCGCGTCGAAACTGTCGGCGTAGATGTTCCCTGCCGGATCGGTGGTGCTGGTGCGGTTGCCGTAGCTGTCGTAGCCGTAGCTGGTCTGCCGGTTGGCCGGGTCGGTGGTCGTCGCGAGCAGGTCGTGGCTGTCGTAGGTGTTGGTGGTGGCGCGGGCGGTGTCACCGCCGGTGGTGTCGCTGACGGTTTGGGCCAGGACGTTGCCGTCGGCGTCGTAGATGTAGGTCGTTTGCGGGGTGTGGGTGGTGCCGGTGACCGCGTCGGTCGTGGCGGGATCGGTTTGCGTGGTGAGCCGGTTCTGTCCGTCCCACGCGTAGCTGGTGGTGACGCCGGCCGGGAACGTGTCCGAGGTCTGGGTGGAGGTGAGTTTCCGGCCCAGCAGATCGAACGTCGCGGTGGTCGCCATGCCAGACGGGGCGGTGATGCCCGCGGCGTCGCCGGCGGCGGTGTAGCTGTAGTTGGTGATGTGGCCGAGCGGGTCTTTCTGGGTGGCCAGCAATCCGGCGGGTTCGGTGCCGCCGCCGACCGCTGTTTCGCTGCCGGTGGTGTAGGTGTTGGTGGTGACCGACCCGGCCGGGTTGGTCAGCGTCAGCAACCCGCCGGCCGCGTCGTAGGTGTAGCTCGTCTGATACGTCGTGTCACTCGGGCCGGACGAATCCGCGGTCAACGTGGTGAGCGGTTCGTCGTTACGCGGATCGGTGACCGCATACGTTCCCGCCGCCGGGAACGTCGCATACGAGGTGGCCGCGCCGCCGCTGGAGGCGCCAATGGTGCGGGACAGCACGTTGCCGCGCAGGTCGTGGGTGGTGGTGACGGTGTTGCCGTCGGGGTAGACGGTGGTGTAGCCGAACCCGTTGGTGTCGTAGGTGTAGTGGGTGGTGTTGCCGAGTGCGTCGGCCGTGCTGAGCAGCCGGGACCCGTTGACCGGGTCATACCGGTAGGACAGCGGGTGGTTGCCGGGGTCGGTGACCGTGGCGGTCGTGACCGGGGTGGGGCTGGTGTTCGCCGCCTGCGCCGCGGTCCAGAGCCCGGCCACAGGGCCGGCGGTCAGGGGCGTGTTGTAGAAGGCGACGTCGGCGACCGAGCCGGTGAAGTAGCCGCCCGGGTTTGCGGTCGCGTTGTTGGCCGGCGCGCCGCTGCCCCAGAGGCCGGAGCCGATGGTGGCGGTCTGCAGGCCGGGTGCGTTGATGATCGGCGCGGTCGCGGTCGCCGCGGTGGCGCCGTCGAGGTATTCGGTTTGGGAAATGCTGTTGTGGGGGAAGTCCGCGGTCTGGGATACGACGACGTAGTGCCATTTGCCGTCGGTGACGGTGCCTGGGGAGTTGAGGTAGCCGCTGCCGTACCAGGTGTAGAGCTTGCCGTCGGTGCCGATGTAGAGCAGGGCGTTGCCGCCCCAGCCGGTAAGCACGCCGCCGGCGGTGGAGGTTTTGAACCACAGAGCGAGCGTTTTGCCACCGACTGTCCAGGCGGTGCTCTGCACCGGGATCGTCAGGCTGGAGGTGGTGCCGTTGAACGAGACCGCGGTGTCCCCGGTGGTCGGCATCGGCCCCGGCTGCCCGAGCGTCACGTTGGCATAGGTGCCGTCGCCGTCGGCGGTGGCGGAGATTGCGCTGGTGGGGATCTGGTTGACCGCTTGGGTTCCGGTGGTGTCGGTCAGCGGCCAGAAGTCGGTGGGATCACCGGCGAACACGGTGCCGCGGTACTGGGCCGAGGATCCGTTCGAGGTCGGTGGTGCAAGTGTCCACGCGCCGCCGTACTGGTCGGTGACGTGCGTGGCCCGGTCGAGCACGTTGTCGTAGGTGACCTGGGCGTGGGTTTTGCCTTCCGGGGTGGTGATCGAGGTCAGTTCCGCGGCCGGCTGCTTGCCGGCGCTGACCTGCTGGGCGATCGCCGGGCCGCCGAGGGCGCGGGTGTAGAACGCGACGTCGGCGATGTTGCCGTTGAAGTGGCTCCACCCCGCGGCGGGGCCGTTGACCCACGGGTAGCCGTTGACGTAGCCGGCGGCCACGAAGTTCATCGGGTCCAGGTTGATCAGGGTGCCCGCCTGGCTGCCCACGAGGGCGCCGTCGAGGTACATCGACTGGGTGTTGCCCTGCCCGACCAGGGTGACCGAGTGCCACGCCGAATCGTTCACCTTGCCCGACGACACGATCGGGGCGACGCTGCCGGTCCAGAACTGGCCATAGAGTTTGCCGTCGGTGCCGATGTAGAGCACCGGCATCGCACCCGGGTTCGGATTCGCGGTGTCGATCGCGCTGTGCCCGGTCGACATCAGCACCCCGGCCGAGCCGTTCGGGAAGGTCTGGAACCACAGCTGCACACTCAGATACGAGGCCGAGGACACGAGATTGTTCGGCAGCTGCAGCGAGCCGGCGCCGTTGAAGTAGCTCGACGTGCTCGGCGAACCCGGATGCGGTGTCGAGTCACTCGGCGACACCGTGGTGAACGCGCCGTTGTCCGCGCCCAGGTTCGCGCTGACCTCGTCGACCGCCGTCGCTCCCGCACTCTGATTTAGCCGCCAGTACGCGTACGGCTGCGCGTCCAGCACCGTCGACCGGTAATGCGACCCGGGCGTCGAGCCGCTGGTGTAGGAGTATCCGGTGCACTGGCTGCTCGAGGTCGGCGGGCAGACCGCGGTGAGCGTGTCGCCGCTATAGGTGTAGCTCCACGTCAACGCCTGCCCCCCGGCGGTCGCCGGGTCGGTGCTCACGGTCGCGACATGCCCACCGGACCACGTGAGGTGCAGCGACCGGTTGCCGCCGGTGTCGGTGACCGTGGCCAGGTGGCCGCCCGCGTCATAGGACAAGGTCTGCGCCCGCCCGGCCGCGTCGGTGATCGAGGTCAGCTTCCAGCTGCTGCCGGCCTGCTGGCCGAAGGTGTAGGTTGAGCCGCCGCGCACGGTCAGGCTGTAGCCGCCGCCGGGG encodes:
- a CDS encoding discoidin domain-containing protein, giving the protein MQVVRQRRGKARSGPLARAVGRRFVVAVAVVAAVTTGAGVAFAQTNQFGFVHAGQTTDQGLVASSGQYVKPIGQRLVIPSGKIMSSSVSPDGTHVAASLTDGGQVLAIVNLKNYKVQQYVGTNDQSDLRVSGGDVGQEGPTYSPDGAQLWLGRIDGYTKFTVNTDGSLASPTNISIPAQGSKHALSATPVFSADGKTAYAAVNGQNRVVAIDAATGAIQRSWAVGTAPRGMVQVGTKLYVSNEGGRPAKPMPGTLLAQVSTVTTSAENPPNEVAVNLKDHDPSTKWLAQHPTGSVTYRLAKPAAVVQYSLTSANDSPGRDPKDFTLQGSNDGSTWTDVDKRTGERFDSRYVTKSYTFTNTTAYSYYRLNVTANWGDPLLQLSGWDISDSTAPAEPTQNSYGTAVPADPNAGSTTGTVSVIDLAKPDADAASIDVGLHPTAVYAKHGAVFVTNTNSNTVSVIDTAGDKVVQTIATQPWPDASVGYDPNAVTLTDDGHLLVTLGRANAVAVYKYTSAREPVSYVGLLPTDYYPAEIATSGDDVVVSNTRGIDALRNTSRHNSHDTTSSLTRFTLPSDSAIHGYTAKVFAQNGWIGNSVKQSNGNPNVAPVPVPVKIGDPSTIKYVYLIVKENRTYDQVYGDIPAGNGDPTLTAYGANVTPNQHALAAQFGLYDNFYDPATNSAEGHSWLMQADDPEYTESTAGEYQRSYDSYNDVLGHQASGYIWTAAEAAGKTARDFGEYQMQSNNKPAAATWQNLYCDSKNMAADPTATTAYPMYSNVDIPSLNDISVHAFPGGDLAIPDNYRYQIWKQDFEKNGPANLNMMWLPDDHTGGPVTGPAQVADNDLAVGKLIDTVSHSKYWNQSAIFVVEDDSQAGIDHVDGHRAPVQIISPWAQHSVVDSHYYTQATMIRTIEQILGIHPLNQMDAAASPMSSAFTTTPDYTPFTVVPNRTSLTLGLSTPPSCGADTPAAQNPTAAPAPTTAAVPAGARNVAAQWQTWKASQPFVGDNSKVDSAPPEQMSRFSWYEATGWTKPYPGDTKIYAPAQVPGAYLPGLDGDG
- a CDS encoding T6SS immunity protein Tdi1 domain-containing protein; translated protein: MFQRFRAEYAPLRDAVPAGSTWRHERLVGVEGYLDFASEFAGATFGGGLYRVHDHTSGSQALTLIAEAFSEYATRVGPFGYDWLGRQFAVDSGRTVDGQPQVLLLEPGTGEALEIPLPFAAFHDEELVEYADAALATEFFDSWSAVNSDSVPLRRDQCVGYRVPLFLGGQDMIENLEVSDLEVYWSICGQLRRGALSLPPGTAINDVTKR